The genome window AGGGGCAACGTGGGAGTCTGAGGATGCGATGCGACAgcagtatcctcatctgttcttatcaggtaaaatttcgaggctgaaatttttcttttagagggtagagttgtaacaccctaaaaatctcttatatttatttttgtgtgtttgtgacacaaatatatGTCTACTTTAGTAATTAAGTGTTCTAGGGAATGTTTGAGAGGTCCTAATTTCAAGCTTTAGCTTgcgaaaatttttgtttttaaatgaataaacccctatctctaatcaataggcttataaataaatgttggtgaaatatgttagaatgagcctgctggtcaGGTGGCTAAGTGGAGTGCAAATAGGCAGGAGGTCTGAAGTTCGAGTCTCTGTGCAAACAAAGGACTTATTTTGCTGCTTGTACCGTGTAGGTGTTTTGGCTTAGCCGAAACACTGAAGTGTTTGAGTGGTTTTCAAATTCGGTTGTTGAGAAAAGTGGTGGCCGGTTTTTAGGAGGAGATTatgggattttatttttattttcttgttatctttttttcaaatttcaacttcTCATACTTTTCCCAAATTTTGGCCTTTCTActtttttttgacattttgaatCCATTTTCTCTGCAGTTCTTTTTCTGCTTCATTGCTGCTGATTTgctcttctatttttctttccttctctatTTATTTGCTATCGATTGCTTGCTGAAAAACTTCTTTCTTCTACTACTTTGGCTTCTCTATTAATCCAGTCTTTCTCTAAACTCTCTTACATGCCACAACTTCTCTTCTCCATTGTGCTTTTTTGCATTTGGTAAGTAGCGTTTTTGCCTTTTGTTAATTGATTCTTGGTTGGTGACTAAGGAGATTGTTGTTACTTATGGTAAGCGAAAGGCAGTGAGCAGTTTGTGTTGTTGCTGAGGTTGGAGAGTTAAGGACAAAGTTGACATTGGTAAGTTGATCATGCTTATTGAATCGCCATTGGTATTGGGGTATtgattaaatcattattttacaaCTAATAAGGGTGTTTTAATATTCGGTTTTTAAGTTGGTAATTGGGGAATCTTTGTTAATTGTGATGACAACCAAAAGTCTGGAGTGAAGGGCTGTGCTGGTGCCAAATTATAGAGAGAAACTTCCGGTGTTAGTAAGGTAAGAGTTCGGTTAAGGTGTTAGaagtatgattttttattttagttaattggtTGTTGATTAAGGTGTTTAATACAGTGTTATACTGGTCAATTGATAGGTCTTGGGTGTACAAGCCCGTTTTGCCCGAGCCCAGtgccaaaacaaaaacaaaaaattacagTCCATCAGAACCCACAAGCCCAATTCTAAAAAAACTAATGGCCCAATgttaaccctagcccaaaattACAAACATTCAGCAGCAATCAAGCCCTAGGGTGTGCAGCACCTCTGCCCAAGCCCCCAGCCCCACGTGTTCTGCTGGCCTCCCTCGCGCATGTCGCCACCACCGTCATCGCGTCCATGCACGTCACATCGCACCTGCAAAATGGCCACACGCaaacaaaaaacaacaaaaacaaaaaatggaagTCGAAACAGCAAGcaacaaaacaaataacaaaacgACAAAAGCAATCATCAAAGAGTTTGtaatttggctataaaagccacaaGCTTTTTCTATGTATGGGTTCGGACACATCTTAGAATATCATAAATAAGAACAACAGAGGttgatatttcttttttttcaatctaTTTACTCgtcgttttttattttattttttattttcattttgtttttcgaatcagttaaataaaaagaaaacaagccTAAAGGAGGAAGGATAATACCTAGGGGTTGCCTGAAAAGCCCTTCGTCGGCCATTTTAGTCATCAAAACCAGGACGTAAAGGGGGAAAACATGGGGTCTTCTCCTTTCGTCTTTGAAGCCCAAAGGTTTAGCCTTTCAAGCGCCTTAAAAACGGACCAAAAGCGCGACCTTTGCGTTTCCCCGATCACTAATGACAGTGGGGTCACGGCGGCGCCAGCGTCGGCCCTATCGGTCGAGCTTGGAGCCTGCGAGGGAGAGAGAGGCTGAGCCCTCtgtttttttgtgaaaaaaatgaagcaaactatttttttcttttttttgatatttatattagatataaaacgacgccgtttcggGTGACCTCCCTAGAcgtaaaacgacgccgtttagccCCATGACCCGCGCGCGCGACCCAACCCGCCAAGGGATCCACGTGTTTTTACTTGGAGGGGCTATTTTCATGTTAAGTCCCTCCGCTTTTATGCATTAATGCAATCTGACCCTCGTTTCTTTTACATTCTTGCCCCGCGAATTTTTGGCTTATTTCATTTTGGTCTGCGCTGAAACGACGCGCATAAGGGACGGGGATATTACCCAGTCAGTCCCTCGCACTTTATATGCATTCCATTTTAGTCCCGAACCAcccacttttatttatttgcgattTGAGTCCCAGATTTTGGATccgttttcaatttagtcccttgtcggtttaattgtttttgtttatttacttatttattttaaaaagatggttttatttaatattttctttaatatttatttctttacttatttttgattttttatcaagcttacattatttttttatttatttcattttattttattttatttatttgcttattattttagtatcgattttgttcattttatttttgccatcattattgcaatttaatttctatcatttatttatttgttatttttcaagtACTTTTAGAACTTAAATTTATAGTTATCATAGTTATCgttgattattattattgttttaattatattgttatttatatcATTAATCTTATTCATGCGCgtatatatttagatttattagcATCGACgctatatgtatattttattatgcatgttatATCACGGTTATTTTAAAACGTATGTCGCATTATTGTATTTAGCCATGTACAACTCCTTTTGCATATTAAACAATGTCACTAATAAACCTAATACATTAAGCGTACATTTTTAggcatttcatttcctttttatccaaataaaaatttcaaaataaggcaatattttgcgtttggaagttcgagaaaacgtgccctaacgtgctaggtttcgatttttcgtttgaccaaatagctaaaatatccttttaaaatttcaaaataaggcaatattttacgTTTGGAAGTTCGAGCAAAcatgccctaacgtgctgggtttcgatttttcgttcgaccaaatagccaaaaatatccttttaaattttcaaaataaggcaatatttcacATTTGGAAGTTTGAGAAAACGTGctctaacgtgctgggtttcgattttttttcgttcgaccaaatagctaaaATATCCTTCTAAAATTTCagaataaggcaatattttgcgtttggaaattagagaaaacgtgccctaacgtgctgggtttcgatttctcgttgaaccaaatagccaaatatcctcttaaatttcaatccatgtcattcgagtTTTTTAAAGGATCGTATTCTAAATCTCTTTacagttttcaattttcgacactaagacattaactaatcaactaggtaccaatttttgggcgttacgagggtgctaaaccttcctcatacgtaaccgactcccgaacccatttttttgaatttcatggaccaaaatcgttgttttaataaaatcaaatcgtttattaaaaaccacCATTTTTCACGGTGATCCGATCATaccttatcaaaaaagattggtggctactcccgtttttttcttttcatttttttaaaatccaagtcgaccccgttttatcaaaaaaatagtgccaacagcttggcgactccactggggaatcaaaataagagagtcaagccacgtgttgattatttcttgtctttttgttgaaatttgaaaattcgagttaaatttacGATCCACTCATTGCATTTccattgttttgagttatattttcatcatgttctgtattttatttttatatttacgtacattgcattgcatgttcgttggtcacacccttttaagtgggagtgagaaactagtccttcgtgaggtttcacctccgtgtaggatagtggatcgcttccgggatacatccgtacttaTGTCTTcttgagattttcatctccctGTAGTCATAAGGAAATGTGTCCCTCTTaactgaactcggtctatatgagcctataatgggtgagaaTTGAGGAATCTGCAAGTTCgagtacccttactttagaaccgaacctcatataatgaaccttaagAGCTTACCCTAGGTAGAGCCATCCCAAACCCTAGTAGCTACCTGAATAGGcgatttacttattattattctttttctttcatgcTTTGGAATTTAGCTTGATGTGCAATACtaacttattttgttttgctttgatTTTGTTTGCATGACATTTTCATTTCTAAAGAGGTGTTGGTTAACATTCGGCATCTAAATAGAGAAGCTCAACATGGAAAGGGAGTTTCTTGGTAAAGTGAAagataatgcggctgtccgaGTTTGGTCCGAAAAAGTTCaacaagaaaagggtgatagcctCGTGGAAGGATACACatcagaattatgggacttTACTCGCACTAGTGAGACTCAAGATGTTGTGCAAGAATTAAAAGAGATATGGAACCAGTGGGATAACGAGATCAAGTAACTCTTTTACAGCAACTATGGTGATCtaccttatttgcttgatgtaaGAGTAGACAACCGCCTATTTCGAGCCCTTGCGTAGTACTGAAATTTGGCCTATAGTTGTTTCATGTTTGGGAAAGTAGATTTGGTACCTACAGTAGAAGAATATACGACCTTACTACGATGCCCGAGGATCCAAGTTGACAAAGTCTACTCGAGAGCAGCTAATGTCTCAACATTCTTAAAGAAATTAATGTGCATCACCGGAATGAGCGAGTAATGGGTTGCAGCCcggattaagcaaaagggggacaACAAATGCATACCTTGGAAAAACTTGCGAGATCTGATCTTGGTACATCCGGATATAAAGAAGAGGGTTGATATCTTTGCATTGAGAATTTatggcttggttgtcttccctaaGGCATTAGGCCATGTGGATGAAGTAGTTTCAGATTTATTTGATAGGCTTGACAAGGGAGTCACACCGGTCCCAGCAATTTTGGCTGAAACCTTCAGGTCCCTAAATGCGTGTAGAAGGGCGAGTGAAGGAAGGTTCATCGGATGTGCGCAGTTGCTATTGGTGTGGTTccatagtcacttttggaaggtggaaaAGGTCTCATATCGGGTCTTCTCAGAAAATTACTCCCCATTAAAAGAGCTAGTGGCTACACCAAGACGAGACGACATCACGGAAGATAAGTGGATAGCGATTCTCCAAAGTCTTCAAGAAGATGACGTTGAATGGAAAGCTCCTTGGTTGGTGCCCAACGAGATCTTATATCGATGTAAGGACTTCGACTGGGTCCCTTTacttggaatttggggagctaCTGGATATACCCCTTTGCTTGTATTAAGACAATATAGATCAAGACAGTTCATACCAGCTACACATGGGCTGGCTCAGTGTGAGTTCTCTTATAAGGATGATAACTATAAGagaaaaatttgagaaatatctAACGTTTGGAAACAAGTTCACCGGATGAAAAGATTTACCTAGGGGTAATCACAACTCCCGAATATTATGGGTGGTGGAGCAAAAGGGTCAATGACAATATCCCTAGGCCGAGAGAAGATTGCGTTCAGTCTCTAGAGGAGTATCTAGAAGTAGTTCCGTCAGAATTAGAGATCATCAAACAGGACTTTGAAAAAAGGAGTTCGGAGTGGGGAAAGAAGATAGAGCAGCTAGAAGAGGAAAAGATACGTTTGGGACTAGACGTCGATATCCACAAGCTAGAAGTCGAGAAACTAAGGAAAGGAAAGAACAAGGCTGGAGAGGATTTGGATATCCTAAAAATGGATTATAAGAAGCTGCGACTGTCAATGAGAACTGCCAGTTCGGGTAAAACGTCGGGGCAGTGGCTACAAGAGATCAAGAAGAAAGAACCAAGGCTGACAAGTGGGAAAAGGAATTTCAAGACGCCCGAGCTCGAGAAAGTGTTTTGGGGAAAAGCTTGTTAGAATACCGAAATAAGAAAGCGGAATTAAAGGCTCGGGTGGCGGAGCTGGAAAAGTCACTTCACCTGTACCGTAGTCACAACTCCGCGATCGAACTAAGGgcgaatttgaaaaaaaattgatgaacTGAAAGGAAAGATAGAAGAGCTTGAGGACGCATTGCGAAATTCTGAACAGCGAGTGGAACTTCTTGAGAGAAGTAATGAGCAGTGGTAATAGAAATTCCATCATTCTCAAAGTCAGATTAGAGATAGAGACTATATCATGGGCAAAGCCATGACTCAAGTACGGGAAGTAGCGGATCACCTACAAACCCTAGCAGTTCAGGCTGATgtattaagtttaaaatttgagttagaATCGAGCTAAGGTCGAGAATTAGCTTGGCTCCTTGGGAAGGTTAAAGCATTGGGTATAAAGGCGAAGCCGTATATgtaatccattttatgtaaagaaattcaTTTTCTAGTCGAGTtcctaatgaaattgaattagaatcaatgcctctttttgcattcatctcatacatttgcattacatcatatgcattaagttTCATAAAGTGAccctaataaattaaaattatgacagaGAGAGTTTccctggaaaccaacaaaaatccaCCAACCAAATATCACTACAGTACTCATCGCCAAACAAAAGCAATGGATCAGAGGTTAGAAAGATTGGAACAATTGCAAAAAGAGATGCAAGATCAGATGCAGGAAGGACTGGATAAAATCTAACAAGACATGCTAGAAGGCCCAAACAACTGTGATGAACCAATTGGCACAATTATTGGCTGGAGgaataataaaggaaaaagccCGGTAGTTGATTCTGGGGTTGATCACGAGGACCCTGTTTATCCTCCGGGTTTCACCCCAGTTAGCACCCAGGCACAGCTAGATGTGTGCCCGCAAAGGATACATGTCAATATTAGACCTCAATATCAGGCTGGTGCCTCGGTACCAATGCACTTTCAAACGGGCTCAGGTTGTAATCCCGGGGACAACCCTGCCAATCCTGTGGTCCCTGATCTCGATGACATGGCAGAAATAGAAAAGGCAAGAATGGACCTGCCAAAACAACTTGAGGATCGGTGTAGATCGctagaagaaaattttagagCTATGGAGAACACCAACTACCATTACGGAGTTGATGCCAAAGATCTGAGTTTGGCCCCTGATTTAATACTCTCACCTAAGTTCAAGATGCCggagtttgaaaaatataacGGGACTAGTTGTCCAGAAGCTCATATTACTATGTTCTATCGAAGGATGACAGGATACGTCAATAATGATCAACTGTTAATCCACTGCTTTCAGGACAGTTTAATGGGTTTGCAGTGGTACAACCAGTTGAGCCGTGCTAAAGTTAGTTCATGGAGAGACTTGGCGCAAGCTTTTATGAAgcaatacagtcatgtgacagaTATGACACCCGATAGAATTACGCTATAGAACATGGAGAAAAAACAAAACGAGAGTTTCAGCCAGTACGCCCAACGATGGAGGGAGGTGGCAACGCAGGTCCAACCACCCCTTTTGGAAAAAGAGGTCACTATGCTTTTTATCAATACTTTGAAGGCCCCGTTCATCAACCACATATTGGGGAGTGCCACCAAGAGCTTCTCAGATATGGTAATGtctggtgaaatgattgaaaatgcaataAGAAGCGGTAAAATAGACGCAGGGGAAAGCTCTAAAAGACCAGCTCCAAGGAAAAAGGAAAGCGAGGTGAACAACATAAGCACATATAGCAAGAGTtattcaaaaccaatcactgttGGCCCTCCAAGAAAGACAGCCACTAGTCATCAGGGCCCCACAAGGCAAGAGCCCAACACAAGGCCTAACGCAGACAGACTTCAATTCACGCCCATTTCAATAACATATAGGGAATTGTATCAGAATTTATTCGATGCACACGTGGTATCTCCAGTTTATCTAAAACCCATACAACCTccataccccaaatggtacgacgtGAATGCCCAATGTGAGTACCATGAAGGAATAATAGGGCATTCGATTGAGAACTGCACTGCGTTTAAAAAGGCAATGGAAAGATTCATTACGATAGGGATTGCAAAGTTTGGCAACCCATCAGAACCAAACATGGCAGGGaatccgttacccaatcatTCTGATAAAGGGGTAAATGCGATAATTGATAGTAGGGGAAGAAGAATCAAAGCTGACATTGCGGAGGTAAAAACCCCACTGAGATGGGTTTGGAGAAGAATGATAGATGGAGGTCTCATCAAGCAAGATCGAACAGAAAGGCCTGAAGGATCGAGAAAGTATTGCGAGTTCCATACTGAAGAGGGCCATGATATCCAAAAATGCACAGAGTTCATAACCATGGTGCAAAATTTAATGGACAACAAAGAGTTGGAATTTTATGAGGAAATTAAAGGATTAGAGGAGGGAGAAGTTTATGCCTCGGAGGAAGGATCTACGGGAAAGGCCCAAAGGCTTAATCACCCGGTGGTGATTATTTCGAGGCCAAGGAGCATAGAAGCTGGAGTGCAAATGGCACCGAGGGTCATAATCCAAAAACCAGTATCCTTTCCTTACAAGGATAGCAAAAGGGTTCCTTGGAATTATGACTGCAATGTGATAATCCCGGGAGAGGAGAACCCGGTAAACGCTTCAGAGGAGGGTAATGATGTAGGCTTCTACACGCGTAGTGGAAAACGCTACGATCCAGCAAATACAAGAGTAGAGCCCATAAATGGAAAGGCCTTAGCAGTTGAGCGAGGGGAAGCAAAGACGGATAGAATTGAATCTCATTTAACAAATCAGTGACTAAAAACGAGGCTAGACAattctcaaaattcttaaagCATAGCGAGTACAGCGTGGTGGAACAATTGTATAAACAATCGGCTCGTATCTCGATGCTTGAGCTACTTCTAAGTTTAGAGACTCATCGTAATGCGTTGACAAAAGTACTAAATAAAACTTACGTTACTTACGATATCTCGGTGAACAAGTTAGACCGTTTGGTTAACAATATAAGTGCCGATaacttcatcttctttaatgatgatgaaataccactGGGGGGAAGAGGAGCCACCAAAGCCCTACATATCACCACTCGCTACAAGGGATACACGTTTCCAGGGGTGTTAATTGATAATGGGTCGGCTTTGAACATTTTACCCTTATCCACCTTAAATAGGTTGCTAGTGGATGGCTCTCACATGAAATCATGCCAGAATATAGTGATAGCATTTGACGGCATTGAAAGAATGGTAATGGGAAGAATTGAAATACCCCTTTTGATTGGCCCAAATACCTACGAGGTAGATTTCCTGGTAATGGATATCAAACCTTCATATAATTGCTTGTTGGGAAGACCCTGGATTCACTCAGCAGGGGCAGTGCCTTTGTCATTgcaccaaaaattgaaattggttACAGAGGGTCGGCTGGTTACGATAAGCACGGAAGAAGACATCATTGCATCGGTAATCAGTGACGCGCCATATTTAGGGACAGATGATGAGGCAGTCGAGTGTTCCTTTCGATCTCTGGAATTCGTAAATGCAACCTTTGTTGCTGAAGGGAATAAGATCCCAAAGCCCAGCATATCTAAAACCACGAGGACGGGGCTGCAGATGATAATTGGGAAGGGAGCCTTACCTGGGAGAGGACTCGGAACATGTTTTCAAGGAAGGATGGAGGCACTAGAACTGAAGAACAAACAAGACCACTTTGGCTTAAGATTTAAGCCAAATGCGAAACAAAGGAAGAAAGAGCTGAAAAAAAGCAAGAAATGAGGAAGGCGCGTTTGAGCGGAagagaaattgattgggaaccTATGACCTTCCCCCATATATCCAGGACCTTCGTGGCAGGAGGAAGCATTTATCTTGAACGAAGGACACCAAGAGGAAATACTGCGGAAGACATGATGAGAAACCTgaacatcaatgccatattCAATGAGGAACTCGAAGAGGAGAGTATGTTAGACATCTGCCCTTACGAGCCCGGAAGTGTTCTAGACAATTGGATTGTAGAAGAGATCCCTATAACATTTAGAAATaattcagagtaatattcagaacacttGTTGCCCTAGGTCTGGGGGTAATAAGAATCTTTTGTAAAAGGCACATGTCCAAAAtcttatttcaatgaaaacgtATCATTCAGTCTCActttgagcaaatattctttcattctttcattccaTTTATAATCATACCGTGCATACaattattcttagattcttCTTTCTTTGGACCTCCCTTTGTCCCAATAGCAGGtcttcagatatcaatgatGTGAGCGACGTTGTTACTAACTCAAAATCCCTATTTGAACAAGACATGAGTATGGAGGATCCTAAGGATTTCGAAGATGACCAAGACAGCGTtctatctcctgatttgttaagaaTGGTAGagcaagaagaaaaacaaatactACCTTATAAGGAATCAGTGAAAGTCGTGAGCTTAGGAGAGGGAAGAGAGGTAAAAATTGGCGCTTGCATCACCAAAGAAACAAGGCGAGACCTCGTCGGGTTACTTAAAGAATTCAAAGATATCTTCGCATAGTCTTATCAAGATATGCCTGGGTTAAGTACTGATATCGTGGTGCATCGACTACCCATAAAGGAAGAATGTAGACCGGTTCAACAGAAACTTTGAAGGATGAGGCCTGATGTTTTgctaaagataaaagaagaggtCAAGAAACAGTTTGATGCTGGTTTCTTACAGGTGGTCAAGTACTCAGAGTGGGTAGCCAATATAGTCCCTGTGCCAAAGAAATATGGGAAAGTGTGAATGTGTGTGGACTACAAAGATTTGAACAAAGCCAGTCCaaaagacaactttccattgcCACATATCGACACTTTAGTAGACAACACGGCAGGTTACTCACTTTTCTCCTTTATGGACGGTTTCTCGGGgtacaatcagataaagatgcatcctgaagacatGGACAAGACCACATTCGTAACCATGTGGGGCACATTCTGTTAtaaggtgatgccatttggattgaaAAATACGGGTGAAACATACCAAAGAGTCATGGTAACCTtattccatgacatgatgcataaagaaatAGAAGTCTATGTAGACGACATGATTGCAAAACCTAGAACAGAGGAGGAGCATGTACAAGTCTTGAGAAAACTGTTATACGGTTAAGAAAGTTCCAACTAAAGCTAAAACCAGCCAAATGCACTCAGAAAGACTATGCGATTGAGATTGACCTAGCCAAATAAAAGAATTGCCTCCGTCGCGCACTCAGAAAGAAATTCGAGGTTTCctaggaagactgaattacattgcCAGGTTCATTTCACAGATAACTGAGAAATGTTTCACAGctaactgagaaatgtgaccccatttttcattttcttaagaAACACAATCCGGGCGTATGGGATGAGGAGTACCAAAAAACTTTTGACAAGATTAAGTATTACTTGTCTAATGCCCCGGTACTAATGCCACCTTGCCCAGACAAGCCCTTGATACTGTATTTGGCAGTATTCGAAAATTCCATGGGATATGTGCtgggccaacatgatgagtcgggaagaaaagaaagagcaatATACTATCTTAGTAATAAGTTCACCGAGTGCGAGACAAGATATTAGCCAATTGAGAAGTTATGTTGCGCCTTGATTTGGACGACTTAGAGATTGAGGCAGTACATGCTGTACCATACAACTTGGTTAATCTCAAGACTAGACCCTCTAGAatacatgatggagtcaactGTTCTAAACGGAAGGATGGCCAGATGGCAAAT of Gossypium raimondii isolate GPD5lz chromosome 3, ASM2569854v1, whole genome shotgun sequence contains these proteins:
- the LOC128039955 gene encoding uncharacterized protein LOC128039955; its protein translation is MEKKQNESFSQYAQRWREVATQVQPPLLEKEVTMLFINTLKAPFINHILGSATKSFSDMVMSGEMIENAIRSGKIDAGESSKRPAPRKKESEVNNISTYSKSYSKPITVGPPRKTATSHQGPTRQEPNTRPNADRLQFTPISITYRELYQNLFDAHVVSPVYLKPIQPPYPKWYDVNAQCEYHEGIIGHSIENCTAFKKAMERFITIGIAKFGNPSEPNMAGNPLPNHSDKGVNAIIDSRGRRIKADIAEVKTPLRWVWRRMIDGGLIKQDRTERPEGSRKYCEFHTEEGHDIQKCTEFITMVQNLMDNKELEFYEEIKGLEEGEVYASEEGSTGKAQRLNHPVVIISRPRSIEAGVQMAPRVIIQKPVSFPYKDSKRVPWNYDCNVIIPGEENPVNASEEGNDVGFYTRSGKRYDPANTRVEPINGKALAVERGEAKTDRIESHLTNQ